One window from the genome of Pararhizobium gei encodes:
- the guaD gene encoding guanine deaminase — protein MTSTLIRGRILSFTRPPTDIGDNGAYVYEEDGALLVENGLIVASGGYDAIRAEVTDDVVEIDHRPHLILPGLIDTHLHFPQMQVIGSYAANLLEWLNTYTFPEECRFVERAHADRIAGHFFDEMVRHGTTTAVAYCSVHKASADAFFTEALRRNMRMVAGKVMMDRNAPQGLLDTPEMGYDETRAVIREWHGKGRNHVAITPRFAITSTPEQMSAAQALALEFPDLHIQTHLSENRDEIDFTCSLYPEATDYTDIYARYGLMGKKTLLGHCIHLSEREMDAMSETGSVAVHCPTSNLFLGSGLFPLRKLMNREKPVRVSLATDIGGGTSYSMLRTLDEAYKIQQLQGERLNPFESFYFMTLGNARALSLEDRIGTLEVGTDADFIVLSMAATSAMALKAEVVRSLADELFLLQTMGDDRAVVETYVAGQAAKTTIGRLASEDGERGNIFLPLSPSRP, from the coding sequence ATGACGAGCACATTGATCCGCGGACGCATTCTGAGCTTCACACGCCCGCCCACCGATATTGGGGACAACGGCGCCTATGTCTACGAGGAGGACGGCGCGCTTCTCGTTGAAAACGGACTGATTGTGGCAAGCGGCGGCTATGATGCCATCAGGGCCGAAGTGACGGATGACGTGGTGGAAATCGATCACCGTCCGCATCTGATCCTGCCCGGCCTGATCGATACGCACCTGCATTTCCCGCAGATGCAGGTCATCGGCTCTTACGCCGCCAACTTGCTCGAATGGCTGAACACCTACACCTTTCCGGAGGAATGCCGGTTCGTCGAGCGGGCCCATGCCGACCGCATCGCCGGACATTTCTTCGACGAGATGGTGCGCCACGGCACGACGACGGCCGTCGCCTATTGCTCGGTGCACAAGGCCTCCGCCGATGCGTTTTTCACCGAAGCCCTCCGCCGCAACATGCGCATGGTTGCCGGCAAGGTGATGATGGACCGCAATGCGCCCCAGGGTCTGCTCGATACGCCGGAGATGGGATATGACGAGACCCGGGCGGTCATCCGGGAATGGCACGGCAAAGGCCGCAATCATGTCGCCATCACGCCGCGTTTCGCCATCACCTCAACGCCGGAACAGATGTCTGCGGCGCAGGCGCTTGCGCTTGAGTTCCCCGACCTGCACATCCAGACACATCTTTCGGAAAACCGCGACGAGATCGATTTCACCTGCTCGCTCTATCCTGAAGCCACCGATTATACCGACATCTACGCCCGCTACGGTCTTATGGGAAAAAAAACGCTGCTCGGCCACTGCATCCATCTCTCAGAACGCGAAATGGATGCGATGAGCGAAACGGGATCCGTCGCGGTGCACTGCCCGACGTCCAATCTTTTCCTCGGCTCCGGCCTCTTCCCCTTGCGCAAACTGATGAACCGCGAGAAACCGGTCCGCGTATCCCTCGCCACCGATATCGGCGGCGGCACCAGCTATTCCATGCTGCGCACTCTCGACGAGGCCTACAAGATCCAGCAATTGCAGGGCGAAAGGCTCAACCCCTTCGAAAGCTTTTATTTCATGACTCTCGGCAATGCGCGGGCGCTGTCGCTCGAAGACCGGATCGGCACGCTGGAGGTCGGCACCGACGCCGATTTCATCGTGCTGAGCATGGCGGCGACATCGGCCATGGCGCTCAAGGCGGAAGTCGTCAGGTCGCTTGCGGATGAATTGTTCCTGCTTCAGACCATGGGCGACGACAGGGCCGTCGTGGAGACCTATGTGGCGGGACAGGCGGCGAAAACAACGATCGGAAGGCTGGCGTCTGAAGACGGTGAAAGAGGTAATATTTTTTTACCTCTTTCACCGTCTCGCCCTTAA
- a CDS encoding alpha-hydroxy acid oxidase has protein sequence MPLHLDIADLKAMARRRVPKMFFDYADSGAWTEGTYRANEEDYQKIKLRQRVLVDMTNRSLASTMIGQPVSMPVALAPTGLTGMQHADGEMLAAQAAEEFGVPFTLSTMSICSIEDVASVTKKPFWFQLYVMRDRDFVRNLIERAKAANCSALVLTLDLQILGQRHKDLRNGLSAPPKFTPKHVWQMATRPLWCMQMLKTPRRTFGNIVGHAKNVADISSLSAWTAEQFDPRLSWENVEEIRKMWGGPLILKGILDVEDARMAANTGADAIIVSNHGGRQLDGAPSSISMLPRIVDAVGDKIEVHIDGGIRSGQDVMKAIALGAKGTYIGRPFLYGLGAGGKTGVKLALDIIRKELDITMALCGKRDIRDVNRDVLAD, from the coding sequence ATGCCCCTTCACCTTGACATTGCCGATCTCAAAGCCATGGCCAGGCGCCGGGTGCCGAAGATGTTCTTCGACTATGCCGACAGCGGCGCCTGGACGGAGGGCACCTACCGGGCGAACGAGGAGGACTACCAGAAGATCAAGCTGCGGCAGCGGGTTCTGGTCGACATGACCAACCGCTCCCTGGCAAGCACCATGATCGGCCAGCCGGTGTCGATGCCGGTGGCGCTGGCGCCGACCGGTCTCACCGGCATGCAGCATGCGGACGGAGAAATGCTGGCAGCCCAGGCGGCTGAAGAATTCGGCGTGCCTTTCACCCTGTCGACCATGAGTATCTGCTCGATCGAGGATGTCGCCTCGGTCACGAAGAAGCCTTTCTGGTTTCAGCTCTACGTGATGCGCGATCGGGATTTCGTCAGAAACCTGATCGAACGTGCCAAGGCGGCGAACTGCTCGGCGCTGGTCCTGACGCTCGACCTGCAGATTCTCGGCCAACGCCACAAGGATCTGCGCAACGGCCTTTCGGCGCCGCCGAAATTTACGCCGAAGCATGTCTGGCAGATGGCGACGCGGCCGCTCTGGTGCATGCAGATGCTGAAGACCCCGCGCCGGACCTTCGGCAATATTGTCGGCCATGCAAAGAACGTGGCCGATATTTCCTCGCTCTCGGCCTGGACGGCCGAACAGTTCGACCCGCGACTTTCCTGGGAGAATGTCGAAGAGATCCGGAAAATGTGGGGCGGGCCGCTGATCCTGAAAGGTATTCTCGACGTCGAGGACGCAAGGATGGCCGCCAACACCGGTGCCGACGCGATCATCGTCTCCAATCATGGCGGCCGCCAGCTCGACGGCGCCCCGTCATCGATCAGCATGTTGCCTCGGATTGTCGATGCGGTCGGCGACAAAATCGAAGTGCATATCGATGGCGGCATACGCTCAGGCCAGGACGTAATGAAGGCGATCGCGCTCGGCGCCAAGGGCACCTATATCGGCCGCCCCTTCCTTTATGGCCTCGGGGCAGGCGGCAAGACGGGCGTCAAACTCGCCCTCGACATTATCCGCAAGGAACTCGACATCACCATGGCGCTCTGCGGCAAGCGGGATATCCGCGACGTGAACAGGGATGTTCTGGCGGATTAG
- a CDS encoding type II toxin-antitoxin system Phd/YefM family antitoxin, with translation MRAIMFSKAREELAGLLDEVSQDRVAVEIVRRHKPSAVLIDKDEYEGMLETFILCRRRPMPGG, from the coding sequence ATGCGCGCGATCATGTTTTCGAAAGCCAGGGAAGAGCTTGCCGGGCTGCTCGATGAAGTGAGCCAGGATCGCGTCGCTGTCGAAATCGTCCGGCGCCACAAACCATCCGCTGTCCTGATCGACAAGGATGAATATGAGGGGATGCTGGAGACCTTCATTTTATGTCGTCGCCGGCCAATGCCAGGCGGTTGA
- the xdhC gene encoding xanthine dehydrogenase accessory protein XdhC has protein sequence MNFAVDSLDAFLEREYRLVIVEIRQALGSTPRETGAFMLVSPSDTHGTIGGGQMEHLAIDNARALLAGVSDRFEMDIPLGPDIGQCCGGRVVISFRIGGAAERAELTDKLRQRQDAWPEVWLFGAGHVGRALADALLLLPLKTYAVETRRSELDLMSAGASHRLVAMPEATVKDIAPGSAIVILTHDHALDFLIAREALARTDLAYVGMIGSKTKRATFARWAKDEGLGEEAIGRLVLPIGGRAVNDKRPAVIAAMTAAEILTALAAYSRKSES, from the coding sequence ATGAACTTTGCGGTTGACAGCCTCGATGCCTTCCTCGAACGCGAATACAGGCTCGTCATCGTCGAGATCAGGCAGGCCCTGGGCTCGACGCCGCGCGAGACCGGTGCCTTCATGCTTGTCTCGCCAAGCGATACCCATGGCACGATCGGCGGCGGTCAGATGGAACATCTGGCGATAGACAATGCGCGCGCGCTCCTGGCCGGCGTCAGTGACCGGTTCGAGATGGATATTCCGCTCGGACCGGATATTGGCCAATGCTGCGGCGGCCGCGTCGTCATTTCCTTCCGGATCGGCGGCGCTGCCGAGCGCGCAGAACTTACGGACAAGCTGCGGCAGAGGCAGGACGCCTGGCCAGAAGTCTGGCTGTTCGGCGCCGGCCATGTCGGCCGCGCCCTGGCCGACGCTCTGCTCTTGCTGCCGCTGAAAACCTATGCCGTGGAAACACGCAGGAGCGAACTCGATTTGATGTCAGCAGGTGCCAGCCATCGTCTGGTGGCAATGCCGGAGGCAACCGTCAAGGATATTGCTCCAGGGAGCGCCATCGTCATCCTGACACATGACCATGCGCTGGATTTCCTGATCGCCAGGGAAGCGCTTGCCCGCACCGACCTTGCCTATGTCGGCATGATCGGCTCGAAGACCAAGCGGGCGACCTTCGCACGCTGGGCCAAAGACGAGGGTCTGGGCGAGGAGGCGATCGGACGGCTTGTCCTGCCCATCGGCGGCAGGGCCGTCAACGACAAACGACCGGCCGTCATCGCCGCCATGACCGCTGCCGAGATCCTGACGGCGCTTGCCGCTTATTCGCGCAAATCGGAATCCTGA
- a CDS encoding DUF1045 domain-containing protein gives MRYAIYYTPSMYHPLAVAAASWLGRNVYSDDTPEPPSVSGFSRQELAFHTAVPRRYGFHATIRAPFELRAETNEASLLNALMHFASTASPFAIPKIEIARLGGFFGLAPSVPSDEMNHLAASVVQAFDAFRAPLSDAEIERRDPDRLTAPQFSNLHRWGYPYVMDEFRFHMMLTGPVHPKLNGRIEAALREIFGPLLEEPLQISSIALFIEPEPGAPLRVHSQHPLGKLSSHRPLVTGQAQLSSGTSVLAGSKAAIAARFLQSNC, from the coding sequence ATGCGGTATGCCATCTACTACACGCCATCGATGTACCATCCGTTGGCCGTGGCAGCCGCCAGCTGGCTCGGGCGAAATGTCTATTCCGACGATACGCCGGAGCCGCCCTCTGTATCTGGATTTAGCCGGCAGGAGCTTGCCTTCCACACCGCGGTGCCGCGCCGTTACGGTTTTCACGCGACGATCAGGGCACCTTTCGAACTACGAGCAGAAACCAACGAAGCCAGTCTTTTGAATGCACTGATGCATTTCGCCAGCACCGCGTCGCCTTTCGCTATTCCGAAAATCGAGATTGCCAGACTTGGCGGCTTTTTCGGCCTTGCGCCTTCCGTTCCGAGCGACGAGATGAACCATCTGGCTGCATCCGTGGTGCAGGCTTTCGATGCTTTCCGCGCGCCGTTGAGCGATGCGGAAATCGAGCGCCGTGATCCGGACAGGCTGACGGCGCCGCAATTCTCAAATCTGCATCGCTGGGGGTATCCCTATGTGATGGACGAGTTCCGCTTTCATATGATGCTGACCGGACCGGTTCACCCGAAGCTCAACGGACGGATCGAAGCCGCCTTGCGCGAGATTTTTGGCCCTTTGCTCGAAGAACCTTTGCAAATATCGAGCATTGCTCTCTTCATCGAGCCGGAGCCCGGTGCTCCCTTGCGGGTTCATTCGCAGCACCCGCTTGGAAAACTTTCGTCCCACCGGCCGCTCGTGACGGGACAAGCTCAACTGTCATCCGGCACGTCAGTGCTTGCAGGCTCGAAGGCTGCCATCGCGGCGCGGTTTCTGCAGTCCAACTGCTGA
- the puuE gene encoding allantoinase PuuE encodes MSEPSYPRNFVGYGRNPPQVRWPGDAHVAVQFVVNYEEGGESSILDGEKASESLLSEIVGAQPWPGQRNLNMESIYEYGSRAGFWRLWRMFTSRKIDVTVYGVTLAMARNPDAVAAMKEAGWEIASHGYRWLEYKDFSEEEERKHILEAVRLHTELMGSHPLGLYQGKPSDKTLKILLEEGGFVYSSDSYADELPYWVAGLTPDKPHLIIPYTLDTNDMRFATPQGFNAGDQFFTYLKDSFDVLYAEGREGSPKMMNVGLHCRLVGRPGRAAALGRFLDYVLSHEKVWIPKRIDIARHWYEHHKPEGAL; translated from the coding sequence ATGAGCGAACCGAGCTATCCGCGCAATTTTGTCGGTTATGGACGCAACCCGCCGCAAGTCCGGTGGCCCGGCGACGCTCATGTGGCGGTTCAATTCGTCGTCAACTACGAAGAGGGTGGAGAAAGCTCCATTCTGGACGGAGAAAAGGCTTCCGAATCGCTGTTGTCCGAAATCGTCGGCGCGCAGCCCTGGCCCGGCCAGCGAAACCTGAATATGGAATCGATCTACGAATATGGTTCGCGCGCCGGTTTCTGGCGGCTGTGGCGGATGTTTACCAGCCGCAAGATCGATGTCACCGTCTATGGCGTGACGCTCGCCATGGCCCGCAATCCAGACGCGGTCGCGGCGATGAAGGAGGCGGGTTGGGAAATCGCCAGCCACGGCTATCGCTGGCTGGAGTACAAGGATTTTTCGGAGGAAGAGGAGCGCAAGCATATTTTGGAGGCGGTGCGTTTGCACACGGAACTGATGGGGTCGCATCCGCTTGGGCTCTATCAGGGCAAGCCGTCGGATAAGACGTTGAAGATCCTTCTGGAAGAGGGAGGCTTCGTCTATTCCTCGGACAGCTACGCGGACGAACTGCCCTACTGGGTCGCGGGATTGACGCCGGACAAGCCGCATCTCATCATTCCCTACACGCTCGACACCAACGACATGCGCTTTGCAACCCCCCAGGGCTTCAACGCGGGCGACCAGTTCTTCACCTACCTCAAAGACAGTTTCGACGTTCTTTACGCCGAGGGTAGGGAGGGCAGCCCGAAGATGATGAATGTCGGCCTTCACTGCCGCCTCGTCGGGCGGCCGGGCCGGGCCGCTGCGCTGGGGCGGTTCCTCGACTATGTCCTCAGCCATGAGAAGGTCTGGATACCGAAACGCATCGACATTGCCCGGCACTGGTACGAGCACCATAAGCCGGAGGGTGCGTTGTGA
- the puuD gene encoding urate hydroxylase PuuD encodes MYEFAIAWEWLAFAVRWLHVITAIAWIGSSFYFIALDLGLVKRDHLPVGAYGEEWQVHGGGFYHVQKYLVAPATMPEHLTWFKWESYATWLSGFAMLCLVYYGGADLFLIDRHVLDISSTTAILISIASLAIGWIFYDLLCKSPLGKNTWTLMGILYVALVVMAWGYTQVFTGRAAFLHLGAFTATIMSANVFFIIMPNQRIVVADLIAGRTPDPKYGVIAKQRSLHNNYLTLPVIFFMLSNHYPLAFATAYNWVIAALVFLMGVTIRHWFNTTHARKGRPTWTWIVTLILFILIMWLSTVPKVLTGETRAEVAPAFQQFASNAHFPAVKDTISTRCSMCHQAEPVYEGILRPPKGVTLENDAEIAAHARDIYIQAGRSHAMPPGNITDMTDDERKLLAAWFESAVLESKAQ; translated from the coding sequence ATGTACGAATTCGCCATCGCCTGGGAATGGCTCGCCTTCGCCGTCCGCTGGCTGCATGTGATCACCGCCATCGCCTGGATCGGCTCTTCCTTCTATTTCATCGCGCTCGATCTCGGACTGGTGAAACGGGATCACCTGCCCGTCGGCGCCTATGGCGAAGAATGGCAGGTTCATGGTGGCGGCTTCTATCACGTCCAGAAATATCTGGTTGCGCCCGCAACCATGCCGGAGCACCTCACCTGGTTCAAATGGGAGAGCTACGCGACATGGCTATCCGGTTTCGCCATGCTCTGTCTGGTCTATTACGGCGGCGCCGATCTCTTCCTGATCGACCGGCATGTGCTCGACATCTCCTCGACCACGGCAATCCTGATCTCGATCGCCTCGCTTGCAATCGGCTGGATCTTTTACGACCTTCTCTGCAAATCGCCGCTCGGGAAAAACACCTGGACGCTGATGGGCATCCTTTACGTCGCTCTGGTGGTGATGGCCTGGGGCTATACGCAGGTTTTCACCGGCCGCGCCGCCTTCCTGCATCTTGGCGCGTTCACGGCAACGATCATGTCGGCGAACGTGTTCTTCATCATCATGCCGAACCAACGCATTGTCGTCGCCGACCTGATCGCCGGGCGCACGCCCGATCCGAAATACGGCGTCATCGCCAAGCAACGCTCGCTGCACAACAACTACCTGACACTGCCCGTTATCTTCTTCATGCTGTCGAACCACTATCCGCTGGCCTTTGCCACGGCTTACAATTGGGTCATTGCGGCGCTGGTCTTCCTGATGGGTGTCACAATCCGCCACTGGTTCAACACCACTCATGCACGCAAGGGTCGGCCGACATGGACCTGGATCGTCACGTTGATCCTCTTCATCCTGATCATGTGGCTCTCGACCGTACCGAAGGTTTTGACCGGCGAGACCAGGGCAGAGGTCGCTCCGGCATTTCAACAGTTCGCGTCCAATGCGCACTTCCCGGCTGTCAAGGACACGATCTCCACCCGCTGCTCCATGTGCCATCAGGCGGAGCCCGTTTACGAAGGCATCCTGCGGCCACCGAAGGGCGTGACGCTGGAAAACGATGCGGAGATCGCAGCCCATGCCCGCGACATCTATATCCAGGCCGGCCGCAGCCATGCAATGCCGCCGGGCAACATCACCGACATGACGGATGACGAACGCAAGCTGCTGGCCGCCTGGTTCGAAAGCGCGGTCTTGGAAAGCAAGGCACAATGA
- the uraH gene encoding hydroxyisourate hydrolase, protein MSNTGRLTTHVLDTALGKPAQGMRIDLFTIDGETRRLLRSVETNSDGRVDGPMLEGEAFDTGFYELLFHAGAYLRATDAKLPDPAFLDLIPLRFGIADRSAHYHVPLLLSPFSYSTYRGS, encoded by the coding sequence ATGAGCAATACCGGCCGCCTGACAACGCATGTCCTCGACACCGCTCTCGGCAAGCCGGCGCAGGGGATGAGGATTGATCTTTTCACGATTGACGGCGAAACGCGCCGCCTGTTGCGCAGTGTCGAAACCAATAGCGACGGCCGGGTTGATGGTCCGATGCTGGAGGGGGAGGCCTTCGATACTGGTTTCTACGAACTGCTGTTCCATGCCGGCGCCTATCTGCGGGCAACGGATGCTAAACTGCCGGACCCGGCCTTCCTTGATCTCATCCCGTTGCGCTTCGGCATCGCCGATCGATCGGCGCATTATCATGTGCCGCTCTTGCTCTCGCCATTCAGCTATTCGACCTACCGCGGCAGCTGA
- a CDS encoding NAD(P)/FAD-dependent oxidoreductase, translating to MSDVLIVGGGIMGLWAAIMADRAGLKTRLVERDVLGAGASGGVLGALMPYMPDRWDEKKQFQFDALVSLEAEIASLEAETGLPAGYRRCGRLMPLAKPHLREIALRHEKDALVNWRSGASQFHWHVREKLPDEDWLAPAAAASGIVHDTLAARVSPRRLIALLAARLRQSSNVRIEQGRVLIGLDPATGRAEFADGRSETFDQCVLANGVQAFRLIDRFVTTPVASGTGVKGQAALLRLDAIDPALPIIFTDGVYVVPHENGLVAIGSTSENTFDKPFTTDEQLDMLLARAADLAPLVRKAQIVERWAGIRPKAAGRDPMVGRHPRHGNLHILAGGFKTTFGIAHRLAAAVIGEMGGKVDQALPDSFRCQSHVAQLETPV from the coding sequence ATGAGCGATGTACTGATCGTCGGCGGTGGAATCATGGGGCTCTGGGCCGCAATCATGGCCGATCGAGCGGGATTGAAAACACGGCTGGTGGAACGCGACGTGCTTGGCGCTGGTGCGAGCGGCGGCGTGCTGGGGGCATTGATGCCCTATATGCCCGACCGCTGGGATGAGAAAAAGCAGTTCCAGTTCGATGCGCTGGTTTCGTTGGAAGCCGAAATTGCAAGCCTGGAGGCAGAGACCGGGTTGCCCGCCGGCTATCGCCGATGCGGCCGCCTGATGCCGCTCGCCAAGCCGCATCTGCGCGAGATCGCGCTGCGCCATGAAAAAGATGCGCTTGTTAACTGGCGGTCCGGCGCTAGCCAATTTCATTGGCATGTTCGCGAAAAGCTGCCGGACGAAGACTGGCTGGCCCCGGCCGCTGCGGCAAGTGGTATCGTCCATGACACGCTCGCCGCAAGGGTTTCGCCGCGGCGATTGATTGCCCTGCTTGCGGCGCGTCTGCGCCAGTCCTCCAATGTCAGGATCGAGCAGGGGCGGGTACTGATCGGGCTCGATCCCGCCACGGGCCGCGCGGAGTTTGCCGACGGACGCTCGGAGACCTTCGACCAGTGTGTTCTTGCAAACGGTGTCCAGGCATTTCGGCTGATCGATCGTTTCGTGACGACGCCGGTTGCGAGCGGAACTGGCGTCAAGGGACAGGCTGCCTTGCTGCGCCTCGACGCCATCGATCCTGCCTTGCCGATCATCTTCACGGACGGTGTCTACGTCGTGCCGCATGAAAACGGTCTGGTGGCGATCGGCAGCACCAGCGAAAACACCTTCGACAAGCCTTTTACCACAGATGAACAGCTCGATATGCTCCTGGCTCGCGCCGCCGATCTGGCTCCGCTCGTCCGCAAAGCGCAAATTGTCGAACGCTGGGCTGGTATCAGGCCCAAAGCTGCGGGCCGCGATCCTATGGTAGGCCGTCATCCGCGCCATGGAAATCTTCATATCCTGGCCGGTGGCTTTAAAACGACCTTCGGCATTGCCCATCGTCTGGCCGCAGCGGTCATCGGGGAAATGGGAGGAAAGGTCGACCAGGCCCTACCGGATTCATTTCGGTGCCAAAGCCATGTGGCGCAACTGGAGACGCCGGTCTGA
- a CDS encoding ureidoglycolate lyase, whose translation MTHVLKIEPLTQSAFLPFGSVIEADPVSMRLINGGSTERFHALAHVEILGDGARTVINLFRGQPRSFPYLLTMMERHPLGSQSFSPLRDGPWLAVVAEDEDGKPGAPRVFLADAGQGVNYGRNVWHHPLMAVGPVSDFLVVDRDGPGNNLEEFFYDEPYVIPDPLTRAKR comes from the coding sequence ATGACGCATGTCCTGAAAATCGAGCCCCTGACGCAATCCGCCTTCCTGCCCTTCGGAAGCGTCATCGAGGCGGATCCGGTATCGATGCGGCTGATCAATGGCGGATCGACCGAACGTTTCCACGCTCTTGCTCATGTCGAGATTTTGGGGGACGGCGCCCGGACCGTCATCAACCTGTTTCGCGGCCAACCGCGCAGCTTTCCATATCTGCTGACCATGATGGAGCGCCATCCGTTAGGCTCGCAGAGCTTTTCGCCGCTCCGTGATGGCCCATGGCTGGCTGTGGTTGCCGAGGATGAGGATGGCAAGCCGGGCGCGCCGCGCGTTTTTCTCGCAGACGCGGGGCAGGGCGTGAATTACGGCCGCAATGTCTGGCATCATCCGCTGATGGCGGTTGGTCCGGTCAGCGATTTTCTCGTGGTTGATCGCGACGGTCCCGGTAACAATCTCGAAGAGTTCTTCTATGACGAACCATACGTCATTCCCGATCCCCTGACGCGAGCAAAACGATGA
- the uraD gene encoding 2-oxo-4-hydroxy-4-carboxy-5-ureidoimidazoline decarboxylase, producing MEEKQDFVSRYGGIFEHSPWVAERAFEADPSIAPTAGAVHAALVQAFRAASQEERLTVLRAHPDLAGKLAIAGVLTEDSKSEQASAGLDRLSPEEHARFTELNADYTGKFGFPFIIAVKGLGKDDILSAFERRIQNDGAQEFETATAQVEKIAFLRLKSLLPEAAE from the coding sequence ATCGAAGAAAAGCAGGATTTCGTTTCTCGATATGGCGGCATTTTCGAGCATTCTCCTTGGGTGGCGGAGCGGGCATTCGAGGCAGATCCCTCGATTGCCCCAACGGCCGGCGCTGTGCATGCCGCTCTGGTGCAGGCATTTCGGGCGGCGTCGCAGGAGGAACGGCTGACTGTGCTGCGGGCTCATCCGGATCTTGCCGGCAAGCTGGCCATCGCCGGCGTGCTGACGGAGGATTCCAAATCGGAACAGGCTTCCGCCGGGCTCGATCGCCTCAGCCCTGAAGAGCACGCGCGTTTCACGGAATTGAACGCCGACTATACCGGAAAATTTGGCTTTCCTTTCATCATCGCCGTCAAGGGGCTGGGGAAAGACGACATTCTCTCGGCTTTCGAAAGACGCATTCAGAACGACGGGGCGCAGGAATTCGAAACGGCGACGGCGCAGGTTGAGAAAATTGCATTCCTGCGCCTGAAGTCGCTGCTGCCGGAAGCGGCCGAGTGA
- a CDS encoding LysR substrate-binding domain-containing protein, with protein sequence MKMSRQMPLNALRVFEAAARLLSFTKAGDELGMTQTAVSYQIKLLEDHVGEPLFLRRTRHIALTDAGERLAPKIAQGLSVFEEALAALRSDAGQLLHIDSTATFAQQWLTRTLGRFQLKHPNIAVRLTTSPVIIDFASTRADVAVRWGKGDWPGLKAHRIMRMDFTPMLSPTLAASIGGIHNPTDLLKLPIISAADEWWKQWFTEAGIDDPGLGRFPANELGTQSFDAGMAIAGQGVAIVNPKHFPDEIESGRLYQPFSLTCNDGRDYWLVYPEGRRNIPKIRDFRNWLLEELAPFYE encoded by the coding sequence ATGAAAATGTCGCGACAGATGCCGCTCAATGCGCTCCGCGTGTTCGAGGCGGCGGCACGGCTGTTGAGTTTCACCAAGGCCGGCGACGAACTCGGCATGACCCAAACCGCCGTCAGCTACCAGATCAAGCTGCTTGAGGATCATGTCGGTGAGCCGTTGTTCCTCCGGCGCACGCGCCATATTGCTCTCACGGACGCCGGCGAAAGGCTGGCGCCGAAGATCGCTCAGGGACTCTCTGTTTTCGAAGAAGCGCTTGCCGCGCTGCGCTCCGATGCCGGTCAACTGCTGCACATCGACTCCACGGCAACGTTTGCCCAACAATGGCTGACCCGCACCCTAGGCCGCTTCCAGCTCAAGCATCCAAACATTGCGGTGCGACTCACCACCTCGCCCGTGATTATCGATTTCGCCAGCACCCGGGCAGACGTCGCCGTTCGATGGGGCAAAGGTGACTGGCCGGGTTTGAAAGCGCATCGCATCATGCGGATGGATTTCACGCCGATGCTGAGCCCGACGCTCGCCGCGTCGATCGGCGGCATCCATAACCCGACCGACCTTCTGAAGCTGCCGATCATCAGCGCAGCTGATGAATGGTGGAAACAATGGTTCACAGAAGCCGGCATTGATGATCCCGGCCTTGGCCGTTTTCCAGCCAACGAGCTTGGAACACAATCCTTCGACGCAGGCATGGCGATTGCCGGCCAGGGGGTTGCCATCGTCAACCCGAAGCACTTCCCGGACGAGATCGAAAGCGGCAGGCTATACCAGCCGTTTTCTCTGACCTGCAATGATGGACGCGACTACTGGCTGGTCTACCCGGAAGGCAGGCGCAACATTCCAAAAATCCGCGATTTTCGGAACTGGCTGCTGGAGGAACTCGCCCCCTTCTACGAGTGA